The following coding sequences lie in one Arachis hypogaea cultivar Tifrunner chromosome 9, arahy.Tifrunner.gnm2.J5K5, whole genome shotgun sequence genomic window:
- the LOC112710917 gene encoding uncharacterized protein, with amino-acid sequence MEDLSKYAHSPAHLAVAKRDHASLRHIVSVLPRLAKAGEVNTEAESLNAELRADEVSAVIDRRDVPGRETPLHLAVRIKDPVSADILMAAGADWSLQNENGWSALQEAVCTREEAIAAIIAKHYQPLAWAKWCRRLPRIVASAARIRDFYMEISFHFESSVIPFIGRIAPSDTYRIWKRGSNLRADMTLAGFDGFRIQRSDQTFLFLGEGYASENGNLTLPPGSLVALSHKEKEITNALEGAGNQPTDAEVAHEVSLMSQTNMYRPGIDVTQAELVPHLNWRRQEKTEMVGNWKAKVYDMLHVMVSVKSRRVPGAMTDEELLAVEDGESMVNGENNDEYDDVLTAEERMQLDSALRMGNNDATSQDEENGVFDGHENGSAASYENCEANGVVKDKKSWFGWNKKNSKGNSDEPEDPKTSKKFSALGPAGGHQRSGDQQKPSSEFQKEDPEDTKKGKDKSNKKKKKKGAANEFKSESEYKKGLRPVLWLTPDFPLKTDELLPLLDILANKVKAIRRLRELLTTKLPHGTFPVKVAIPIVPTIRVLVTFTKFEELQPAEEFSTPLSSPAYFQDAKSKESEGSSSWISWMKGARGTPTIDTDSHRYSKDEVDPFSIPSDYKWVDANERKRRMKAKRAKTRKHKKQTAAKGGDGVHLGSENVEEQQ; translated from the exons ATGGAAGATTTGTCCAAGTATGCTCACAGTCCTGCTCACTTGGCAGTTGCCAAGCGTGACCATGCTTCCCTAAGACATATTGTCTCTGTACTGCCCCGCCTTGCCAAGGCTGGCGAGGTCAATACGGAGGCTGAATCTCTGAATGCTGAGCTTCGAGCTGATGAGGTCTCGGCCGTTATTGATCGCCGTGATGTTCCTGGTAGAGAGACCCCTCTTCATCTTGCAGTCCGTATCAAGGATCCAGTGTCTGCTGATATTTTAATGGCTGCTGGTGCTGATTGGAGCTTACAGAATGAGAATGGTTGGAGTGCTCTCCAAGAGGCTGTGTGCACCAGAGAGGAAGCAATTGCTGCGATCATTGCGAAGCACTATCAACCTCTGGCTTGGGCTAAATGGTGTCGTAGACTTCCCAGGATTGTTGCTTCTGCTGCTCGTATCCGTGACTTTTACATGGAGATTTCTTTCCATTTTGAGAGCTCTGTCATTCCTTTTATTGGTCGGATTGCCCCTTCAGATACATACCGAATTTGGAAGCGTGGTTCCAATCTCCGTGCTGATATGACCTTAGCAGGTTTTGATGGCTTCCGCATACAACGATCAGACCAAACATTTTTGTTCCTCGGAGAGGGCTATGCTTCAGAAAATGGTAATTTGACTCTGCCACCAGGCTCTTTGGTTGCTCTTTCCCATAAGGAGAAGGAAATCACCAATGCCTTGGAAGGAGCTGGTAACCAGCCAACAGATGCTGAAGTTGCTCATGAAGTTTCACTGATGTCTCAAACAAATATGTATAGGCCGGGTATTGATGTTACTCAGGCTGAGCTTGTTCCGCATTTGAATTGGAGGCGCCAAGAGAAGACTGAGATGGTTGGGAACTGGAAGGCAAAAGTTTATGACATGCTTCATGTGATGGTAAGTGTGAAGTCAAGACGGGTTCCAGGTGCTATGACGGATGAAGAGCTTTTGGCTGTGGAAGATGGAGAAAGTATGGTGAATGGAGAAAACAATGATGAGTATGACGATGTATTGACTGCTGAGGAAAGAATGCAATTGGATTCTGCATTACGCATGGGGAACAATGATGCCACTTCTCAGGATGAGGAAAATGGAGTCTTTGATGGTCATGAAAACGGTTCAGCAGCTTCCTATGAGAATTGTGAAGCCAATGGAGTGGTGAAAGACAAGAAGAGCTGGTTTGGTTGgaataaaaaaaactcaaaaggCAACAGTGATGAACCTGAGGATCCAAAAACCTCAAAGAAATTTTCAGCACTGGGTCCTGCTGGTGGCCACCAAAGATCTGGTGATCAGCAAAAGCCATCGTCTGAGTTTCAGAAGGAGGACCCAGAGGACACAAAGAAGGGAAAGGATAAaagcaataaaaagaaaaagaagaaaggagcaGCTAATGAATTTAAGAGTGAGAGTGAGTACAAAAAGGGTTTAAGGCCTGTTTTGTGGTTAACACCAGACTTCCCTTTGAAAACAGATGAGCTTCTGCCACTACTTGACATCTTAGCAAACAAAGTTAAGGCTATCAGGAGACTCAGAGAACTTTTGACGACTAAACTTCCTCATGGAACCTTTCCTGTGAAG GTAGCGATCCCAATAGTCCCGACGATACGGGTTCTTGTCACTTTCACAAAATTTGAGGAGCTTCAACCAGCAGAGGAGTTCTCTACTCCACTATCCAGCCCAGCATACTTCCAGGATGCCAAATCTAAGGAATCCGAGGGGTCTTCTTCATGGATTTCATGGATGAAAGGAGCTCGCGGCACACCAACCATCGACACTGATAGTCACAGGTATAGTAAGGATGAAGTGGACCCTTTCAGTATACCTTCAGACTACAAATGGGTGGATGCCAATGAGCGGAAACGGCGAATGAAAGCTAAGAGAGCCAAAACCAGGAAACACAAGAAGCAAACTGCTGCAAAAGGAGGAGATGGAGTTCATCTAGGCAGTGAGAATGTGGAAGAACAACAGTAA